In a single window of the Streptomyces cinnabarinus genome:
- a CDS encoding ABC transporter ATP-binding protein translates to MSMETTAWMQLHSVMTAEQERRPFARDTLRRIGGFARPHRARIAQFVGLGVVTALLAVATPVLAGKVVDAIVSGDDESRVVRLALLIALIAVLEAALGIVARRLSATLGEGLILDLRTAVFDHVQRMPVAFFTRTRTGALVSRLNNDVIGAQRAFSNTLSGVVSNLVTLLLTLVVMLTLSWQITLLALVLLPVFVIPARRMGRRMAKMTREAATLNAAMGTRMTERFSAPGATLVKLFGRPEQESEEFAARARRVAEIGVRTATAQSAFITALTLVSALALALVYGLGGWFALNGSLEPGAVVALALLLTRLYAPLTSLAGARVEVMTALVSFERVFEVLDLEPLIQDRPDAKDVPDGPVSVEFTDVRFGYPAADKVSLASLEEVAALDTRGGSEVLRGLSFRAEPGQTVALVGSSGAGKSTIASLLPRLYDVDGGTVRLGGVDVREVSARSLRETLGMVTQDGHLFHDSVRANLLLARPAASDDELWDALRRSRLDALVQSLPDGLDTVVGERGYRLSGGERQRMTIARLLLARQRVVILDEATAHLDNTSEAAVQEALAEALAGRTAVVIAHRLSTVRAADLILVVEDGRIVERGTHDELLAAGGRYAELYRTQFEEPPADDDERPADAAEIAVA, encoded by the coding sequence ATGAGCATGGAGACCACAGCCTGGATGCAACTGCACTCCGTCATGACCGCCGAGCAGGAGCGCCGCCCCTTCGCGCGCGACACCCTGCGCCGTATCGGCGGCTTCGCCCGCCCGCACCGGGCGCGCATCGCGCAGTTCGTGGGCCTGGGGGTGGTCACCGCACTGCTCGCCGTGGCGACGCCCGTCCTGGCCGGCAAGGTCGTCGACGCGATCGTGTCGGGCGACGACGAGAGCAGGGTCGTGCGACTGGCCCTGCTGATCGCCCTCATCGCGGTCCTGGAGGCGGCGCTGGGCATCGTCGCCCGGCGCCTTTCGGCGACGCTCGGGGAGGGACTCATCCTCGATCTTCGGACGGCCGTGTTCGATCATGTGCAGCGCATGCCGGTCGCGTTCTTCACACGTACACGTACGGGAGCGCTGGTCTCCCGTCTCAACAACGACGTCATCGGCGCCCAGCGCGCCTTCAGCAACACCCTCTCCGGAGTGGTGAGCAACCTGGTCACGCTGCTGCTGACCCTGGTCGTGATGCTCACCCTGTCCTGGCAGATCACCCTGCTCGCGCTGGTGCTGCTCCCGGTGTTCGTGATCCCGGCCCGCCGTATGGGCCGCCGGATGGCGAAGATGACCCGGGAGGCAGCCACTCTCAACGCCGCGATGGGCACTCGTATGACCGAGCGCTTCTCCGCCCCGGGCGCCACCCTGGTGAAACTCTTCGGCCGCCCCGAGCAGGAGTCCGAGGAGTTCGCCGCCCGCGCCCGCCGGGTCGCCGAGATCGGGGTCCGCACCGCCACCGCCCAGTCGGCGTTCATCACCGCCCTGACCCTGGTCTCCGCCCTCGCGCTCGCCCTGGTCTACGGCCTCGGCGGCTGGTTCGCCCTCAACGGCAGTCTCGAACCCGGTGCCGTGGTCGCGCTGGCCCTGCTGCTGACCCGCCTGTACGCCCCGCTGACCTCGCTCGCCGGGGCACGCGTGGAGGTCATGACCGCGCTGGTCAGCTTCGAGCGGGTCTTCGAGGTGCTCGATCTCGAACCCCTCATCCAGGACCGGCCCGACGCCAAGGACGTCCCCGACGGCCCGGTCTCCGTGGAGTTCACCGACGTCCGCTTCGGCTACCCCGCCGCCGACAAGGTCTCCCTCGCCTCCCTGGAGGAGGTCGCGGCCCTCGACACCCGGGGCGGCTCCGAGGTCCTGCGCGGACTGTCCTTCCGCGCCGAACCGGGACAGACGGTCGCCCTCGTCGGCTCCTCCGGCGCGGGCAAGTCGACGATCGCGAGCCTGTTGCCCCGGCTGTACGACGTCGACGGCGGCACCGTGCGCCTCGGCGGGGTCGACGTCCGCGAGGTGAGCGCCCGGTCCCTGCGCGAGACCCTCGGCATGGTCACCCAGGACGGCCATCTGTTCCACGACTCCGTCCGCGCCAACCTGTTGCTGGCCCGGCCCGCCGCGAGCGACGACGAGTTGTGGGACGCGCTGCGCCGCTCCCGCCTCGACGCGCTCGTCCAGTCGCTGCCGGACGGCCTGGACACGGTGGTCGGCGAGCGCGGCTACCGGCTCTCCGGCGGCGAGCGCCAGCGGATGACCATCGCCCGGCTGCTGCTGGCCCGGCAGCGCGTCGTCATCCTCGACGAGGCGACCGCCCACCTCGACAACACCTCCGAGGCCGCCGTCCAGGAGGCCCTCGCCGAGGCCCTGGCGGGCAGGACGGCGGTGGTCATCGCGCACCGGCTGTCGACCGTACGGGCGGCCGACCTGATCCTGGTCGTCGAGGACGGCCGGATCGTGGAACGCGGCACCCACGACGAACTGCTGGCCGCCGGGGGACGGTACGCCGAGCTGTACCGGACGCAGTTCGAGGAGCCACCCGCCGATGACGACGAGCGACCCGCCGACGCGGCGGAGATCGCCGTGGCGTAG
- a CDS encoding glycoside hydrolase family 2 TIM barrel-domain containing protein — MPHSTVSRRRLLEGGAVLLGAFALTPGSAAGRAHAADGAQEWNGSIDVFRLGAEPPHTTLMPYADTAQALAADRTASPYRIGLDGTWKFAYADRPADRDPDFHRTDVDDSGWDTIPVPAVWQLHGYDRPIYLNITYPYWGANGLGEEPQPPAVPTRYNPVGQYRRTFTVPGDWSGRRTFLHFEGVKSAHYVWINGELVGYHEDSYTTAEYDITRHLKSGTNQIAVEVYRYSDGDWLEDQDMIRLSGIFRSVYLYSTPAVHLRDFKLDTPLGDDHRSAELSVTASVRAYEDGTAGSYTVETQLYDEGGHAVWSRPLQQTAKVGASGTDTTVQAAKAVPAPKLWSAERPYLYTAVLSLRDPAGQVIETLSHRVGLREFALRDGLMRINGKPVSLRGTNRHEMHPERGTALTRAELVRDIEVIKRLNMNSVRTSHYPNNPVWYELADEYGLYLVDETNLETHGIHKNYPGDHAEWTKACVARAQNMVHRDKNHASVVIWSLGNEAGGGSTFVAMHDWIKSYDPTRVVQYEGDDRPGVSDIRSEMYETPAKVEARAKDTADTRPYVMIEYSHAMGNSNGNFKKYWDLVRRHDVLQGGWIWDFADQTLSWPTPARQLLTETGPFALRGEILAPAGTLDRAKGLYGGTVFARDPRLDLTGSLTLEAWITPHYTGYQQPIIAKGDTHYSLKQTSKNLEFFIHSGGEWITATWPLPSDGWRGTEHHIAGVFDADAGTLTLYVDGAVKATRTTTRRPSVNCAPLALATDADHSTREFSGTIRRARVYARALSAAELASGRRAPGDAGVRFWFDAATVGLSEKQPSEKSFHAYGGDWGDNPNDGNFVADGVVTADRGHTGKAAEVKRVYQAIDAALGDGGTITLTNEYLFTNLREFDGNWALIEDGEPVRRGALGRAQLDLPPLSSKEIAVPVEPPADRSTSGEYFLQLSFTTRQSTKWAETGFEVARRQLPLGAGEKAVTPVPLDSVPALAHVDGERSVTVTGEGFSLTVDKKRGLITSYEAAGVRLLGSGPVPNFWRAPTDNDKGSRQHIRNETWRDAGTRRTVTDVAVRALGDRAVEITVTGTLPTTVKSTYSTTCTVFGNGEIKVDNTLHPGAASLPYIPEVGTLLFLPGRLDRLHYYGRGPEENHWDRNNGTDVGRYSGTVAEQWTPYIRPQENGNKTDVRWAALTDAAGAGLLVSGEPLLEINASRFTPEDLSTGVRHDYQLTPREEVVLRVSHRQMGVGGDNSWGAHTHDEYKLFADRDYAFTYRLRPLTDLADATRVSRRPTATD; from the coding sequence ATGCCGCACTCAACCGTCAGCCGCCGCCGTCTGCTGGAGGGCGGAGCCGTTCTCCTCGGCGCGTTCGCCCTCACCCCCGGATCCGCGGCCGGGCGCGCCCACGCGGCCGACGGCGCCCAGGAATGGAACGGCTCCATCGACGTCTTCCGCCTGGGCGCCGAACCCCCGCACACCACGCTGATGCCGTACGCCGACACCGCCCAGGCCCTGGCCGCCGACCGCACGGCGTCGCCGTACCGGATCGGCCTCGACGGCACCTGGAAGTTCGCGTACGCGGACCGCCCCGCCGACCGCGACCCCGACTTCCACCGCACCGATGTCGACGACAGCGGCTGGGACACCATCCCCGTCCCCGCCGTGTGGCAACTGCACGGCTACGACCGCCCGATCTACCTCAACATCACCTACCCCTACTGGGGCGCCAACGGCCTCGGCGAGGAGCCCCAGCCGCCGGCCGTGCCGACCCGCTACAACCCCGTCGGTCAGTACCGCCGTACCTTCACCGTCCCCGGCGACTGGTCGGGACGCCGTACCTTCCTGCACTTCGAGGGCGTGAAGTCGGCGCACTACGTATGGATCAACGGCGAACTCGTGGGCTACCACGAGGACTCCTACACCACGGCCGAGTACGACATCACCCGGCACCTGAAGTCCGGCACCAACCAGATCGCCGTCGAGGTCTACCGCTACTCCGACGGCGACTGGCTGGAGGACCAGGACATGATCCGGCTGAGCGGCATCTTCCGTTCGGTGTACCTGTATTCCACCCCCGCCGTGCACCTGCGTGACTTCAAGCTCGACACCCCGCTCGGCGACGACCACAGGTCCGCCGAGCTCTCGGTCACCGCGAGCGTGCGCGCCTATGAGGACGGCACGGCGGGCTCGTACACCGTCGAGACGCAGCTGTACGACGAGGGCGGCCACGCCGTCTGGTCCCGGCCGCTGCAACAGACCGCGAAAGTCGGCGCGTCCGGCACCGACACGACCGTACAGGCGGCCAAGGCGGTGCCTGCGCCGAAGCTGTGGTCGGCCGAGCGGCCGTACCTCTACACCGCTGTCCTCAGCCTGCGCGATCCGGCGGGCCAGGTCATCGAGACGCTGTCGCACCGGGTCGGTCTGCGCGAATTCGCCCTGCGGGACGGCCTGATGCGCATCAACGGCAAGCCCGTCTCGTTGCGCGGCACCAACCGCCACGAGATGCACCCCGAGCGCGGCACCGCCCTCACCCGCGCCGAGCTGGTCCGGGACATCGAGGTGATCAAGCGGCTGAACATGAACTCGGTCCGCACCTCGCACTACCCCAACAACCCCGTCTGGTACGAACTCGCCGACGAGTACGGCCTGTACCTCGTCGACGAGACCAACCTGGAGACCCACGGCATCCACAAGAACTACCCCGGCGACCACGCCGAGTGGACGAAGGCATGCGTGGCGCGCGCCCAGAACATGGTCCACCGAGACAAGAACCACGCCTCGGTCGTCATCTGGTCCCTCGGCAACGAGGCGGGCGGCGGCAGCACGTTCGTCGCCATGCACGACTGGATCAAGTCCTACGACCCCACCCGCGTCGTCCAGTACGAGGGCGACGACCGGCCCGGCGTCAGCGACATCCGCTCCGAGATGTACGAGACCCCGGCCAAGGTGGAGGCCCGCGCGAAGGACACCGCGGACACCCGGCCGTACGTCATGATCGAGTACTCCCATGCGATGGGGAACTCCAACGGCAACTTCAAGAAGTACTGGGACCTCGTCCGCCGCCACGACGTGCTCCAGGGCGGCTGGATCTGGGACTTCGCCGACCAGACCCTGAGCTGGCCCACCCCCGCGCGCCAACTGCTCACCGAGACCGGTCCGTTCGCCCTGCGCGGCGAGATCCTCGCCCCAGCCGGCACTCTCGACCGCGCCAAGGGCCTGTACGGCGGCACCGTCTTCGCCCGCGACCCGCGCCTGGACCTCACCGGCTCGCTCACCCTGGAGGCGTGGATCACCCCGCACTACACCGGCTACCAGCAGCCGATCATCGCCAAGGGGGACACGCACTACTCGCTGAAGCAGACCAGCAAGAACCTGGAGTTCTTCATCCACTCCGGCGGCGAGTGGATCACCGCGACCTGGCCGCTGCCGTCGGACGGCTGGCGGGGCACCGAGCACCACATCGCCGGGGTCTTCGACGCCGACGCGGGCACGCTCACCCTGTATGTCGACGGCGCGGTCAAGGCGACCCGCACCACCACCCGCAGACCGAGCGTCAACTGCGCGCCCCTCGCCCTGGCCACCGACGCCGACCACTCCACCCGGGAGTTCAGCGGCACCATCCGCCGTGCCCGCGTCTACGCCCGCGCTCTGAGCGCCGCCGAACTGGCCTCCGGCCGCCGCGCCCCGGGCGACGCGGGCGTGCGCTTCTGGTTCGACGCCGCCACCGTCGGCCTCAGCGAGAAGCAGCCGTCGGAGAAGAGCTTCCACGCCTACGGCGGCGACTGGGGCGACAACCCCAACGACGGGAACTTCGTCGCGGACGGCGTCGTCACCGCGGACCGTGGACACACCGGCAAGGCCGCCGAGGTCAAGCGTGTCTACCAGGCGATCGACGCTGCCCTCGGCGACGGCGGCACGATCACCCTGACCAATGAGTACCTGTTCACCAACCTCCGTGAATTCGACGGGAATTGGGCCCTCATCGAGGACGGGGAGCCGGTCCGGCGGGGGGCACTCGGCCGCGCCCAGCTCGATCTGCCGCCGCTGTCGAGCAAGGAGATCGCCGTGCCGGTGGAGCCGCCCGCCGACCGGTCGACGTCAGGGGAGTACTTCCTCCAACTGTCCTTCACCACCCGGCAGTCCACCAAGTGGGCCGAGACGGGCTTCGAAGTGGCCCGGCGGCAACTGCCCCTCGGAGCGGGCGAGAAGGCCGTCACACCGGTACCGCTGGACAGCGTCCCGGCCCTGGCGCATGTCGACGGCGAGCGGTCCGTGACCGTCACCGGCGAGGGCTTCTCCCTCACCGTCGACAAGAAGCGCGGCCTCATCACCTCCTACGAGGCCGCCGGGGTACGGCTCCTCGGCTCCGGGCCCGTGCCCAACTTCTGGCGGGCGCCCACCGACAACGACAAGGGCAGCCGCCAGCACATCCGCAACGAGACCTGGCGCGACGCGGGCACCCGGCGCACCGTCACCGACGTCGCCGTGCGCGCCCTGGGGGACAGGGCGGTCGAGATCACGGTGACCGGCACCCTGCCGACCACGGTGAAGTCGACGTACAGCACCACCTGCACGGTCTTCGGCAACGGCGAGATCAAGGTCGACAACACCCTTCACCCGGGCGCCGCCTCACTGCCCTACATCCCGGAGGTCGGCACCCTCCTCTTCCTCCCCGGCCGCCTGGACCGTCTGCACTACTACGGCCGAGGGCCCGAGGAGAACCACTGGGACCGCAACAACGGCACCGACGTGGGGCGGTACTCCGGCACCGTCGCCGAGCAGTGGACCCCCTACATCCGCCCGCAGGAGAACGGCAACAAGACCGACGTCCGCTGGGCCGCCCTCACCGACGCGGCCGGGGCCGGGCTCCTGGTCAGCGGAGAACCCCTGCTGGAGATCAACGCCTCCCGCTTCACCCCGGAGGACCTCTCGACCGGTGTGCGCCACGACTACCAGCTCACCCCGCGCGAGGAGGTCGTCCTGCGGGTGAGCCACCGGCAGATGGGCGTGGGCGGCGACAACAGCTGGGGCGCGCACACGCACGACGAGTACAAGCTGTTCGCCGATCGCGACTACGCCTTCACCTACCGGCTGCGCCCGCTGACCGACCTCGCCGACGCGACCCGCGTCTCGCGGCGCCCCACGGCGACGGACTGA
- a CDS encoding diacylglycerol/lipid kinase family protein: protein MIDDVSGRSYHVQRWAARAALTAAALAVVLPLVYGGLVGLLLILGGALGLVVAVAAVWWTVSLRGPLRWVAALVALVVPACVVALFAATLFWALPLSLALWGVAVWCGRYALRGTGMHRVRERRCPPPQRPFLIMNPRSGGGKVVRFGLRERAERLGARVVVLDPEQPQDVAALARAAVAEGADLLGVAGGDGTQALVAAVAAEHGLPFLVVTAGTRNHFALDLGLDRDDPAACLDALTDGVELRVDLGFADDRPFVNNASFGAYAAIVQHPSYRDDKLGTSLELLPDLLTGRQGPRLTAHAGEVTLDAPQAVLVSNNPYRTGDPFGFGRRDRLDTGVLGVLGVRVENAAEAAALLLDPAPAGLTVHTAREVVVESDRPEVEVGLDGEALLLPSPVRCRVEPGALRVRVPRKRPGLARHEPALDWRRLRKLAATVGRTAAPGRRF, encoded by the coding sequence GTGATCGACGACGTGAGCGGGCGCAGCTATCACGTGCAGCGATGGGCGGCGAGGGCGGCGCTGACCGCGGCCGCGCTCGCGGTGGTCCTGCCGCTCGTCTACGGCGGCCTCGTCGGCCTGCTGCTGATCCTGGGCGGGGCCCTCGGGCTGGTCGTGGCGGTGGCCGCGGTGTGGTGGACGGTGAGCCTCCGGGGGCCGCTGCGGTGGGTGGCGGCGCTGGTGGCGCTGGTCGTGCCCGCGTGTGTGGTCGCCCTGTTCGCCGCGACCCTCTTCTGGGCGCTGCCGTTGTCGCTGGCGCTGTGGGGCGTCGCCGTCTGGTGCGGCCGGTACGCCCTGCGCGGCACCGGGATGCACCGGGTGCGCGAGCGCCGGTGTCCGCCGCCCCAGCGGCCGTTCCTGATCATGAACCCGCGCTCGGGCGGCGGGAAGGTCGTCCGGTTCGGGCTGCGGGAGCGGGCCGAGCGGCTCGGCGCCCGGGTCGTCGTCCTCGATCCCGAGCAGCCCCAGGATGTCGCCGCGCTGGCCCGGGCCGCCGTCGCCGAGGGCGCCGATCTCCTCGGGGTCGCGGGCGGCGACGGCACCCAGGCGCTGGTCGCGGCCGTCGCCGCCGAACACGGTCTGCCGTTCCTGGTCGTCACCGCCGGTACCCGCAACCACTTCGCGCTGGACCTCGGCCTGGACCGCGACGACCCCGCCGCCTGTCTGGACGCGCTGACCGACGGGGTGGAGCTCCGCGTCGACCTCGGGTTCGCCGATGACCGGCCGTTCGTGAACAACGCCTCCTTCGGCGCGTACGCGGCGATCGTGCAGCACCCCTCGTACCGCGACGACAAACTCGGCACCAGCCTGGAATTGCTGCCCGATCTGCTCACCGGTCGGCAGGGGCCGCGGCTGACCGCCCACGCGGGCGAGGTCACCCTCGACGCCCCGCAGGCCGTGCTGGTGAGCAACAACCCCTACCGCACCGGCGATCCGTTCGGGTTCGGGCGTCGCGACCGGCTCGACACGGGCGTGCTCGGCGTCCTCGGCGTCCGGGTGGAGAACGCCGCCGAGGCCGCCGCACTGCTGCTCGACCCGGCCCCGGCCGGGCTGACCGTGCACACCGCCCGCGAGGTCGTCGTCGAGTCCGACCGGCCCGAGGTCGAGGTGGGCCTGGACGGTGAAGCGCTGCTGCTGCCCTCGCCGGTGCGCTGCCGGGTCGAGCCCGGCGCCCTGCGGGTCCGCGTGCCGCGCAAGCGCCCCGGGCTCGCCCGCCATGAACCGGCCCTGGACTGGCGCCGGTTGAGGAAGCTGGCCGCGACCGTCGGACGTACGGCCGCTCCCGGGCGCCGGTTCTGA
- the fusA gene encoding elongation factor G: protein MRTDLTLRALQAVRNLGILAHVDAGKTTVTERILFLTGAVHKRGEVHEGTTVTDFDSQERDRGITIFAAAVSCDWDGHRINLIDTPGHVDFADEVTRSLRVLDGAVAVFDAVAGVEPQSEAVWREADRHGVPRLAFVNKMDRAGADLDSAVASIRERLGATPLVVQLPIGREDGFEGVVDLVRMRAVVWPADTGAYEERPVPESLRAEALRRRRALDETVAELHPQALEEYCAGAAVSEATLLAALRELTGAGEAVVVLCGSAYRNRGIEPLLEAVVAYLPSPADVPAVRGTIDGTEQERPADPAAPLAALAFKVHAAPTGRMTYLRIYSGVLRKGDTVLDMGARRTERVGRILRVQADRHTETDLAMAGDIVAVIGPKSARAGTTLCAPSAPLVLEPPTTADPVVSVAVEARLGQDTDRLASALARLAEEDPSLVVRTDPETGQTLLSGLGELHLEVAVEKLRRDRGLEVSVGRPQVSYRETVVRGATGLVYRHVKQDGGAGQFAHVVLDVEPLDAPDGEAGFAFGSTVVGGRVPREFVRAVEAGCRDALAEGPLGGHPVTGVRVTLTDGATHSKDSSELAFRAAGRFGLREALRACEMRLLEPVAEVTVTVPEDSVGAVLGDLAARRGRVSASATRGGTAVVTATVPLAELFGYASRLRGRTQGRGTFTTRPAGYAEVPQGLTAGATGR from the coding sequence GTGCGTACCGACCTCACACTCCGCGCGCTCCAAGCCGTCCGCAACCTCGGCATCCTCGCCCATGTGGACGCCGGCAAGACCACCGTGACCGAGCGGATCCTGTTCCTGACCGGCGCCGTCCACAAGCGGGGCGAGGTGCACGAGGGCACCACCGTCACCGACTTCGACTCCCAGGAACGCGACCGCGGCATCACCATCTTCGCGGCGGCGGTCAGCTGCGACTGGGACGGACACCGGATCAACCTCATCGACACCCCGGGCCACGTGGACTTCGCCGACGAGGTGACGCGCTCGCTGCGCGTCCTCGACGGCGCGGTGGCCGTGTTCGACGCCGTCGCGGGCGTCGAACCGCAGAGCGAGGCGGTGTGGCGGGAGGCCGACCGGCACGGCGTTCCGCGCCTGGCGTTCGTGAACAAGATGGACCGCGCGGGCGCCGACCTGGACTCGGCCGTCGCATCGATCCGGGAACGGCTGGGCGCCACGCCCCTGGTGGTGCAGCTGCCGATCGGCCGCGAGGACGGGTTCGAGGGCGTCGTCGACCTGGTCCGGATGCGGGCCGTGGTGTGGCCCGCGGACACCGGCGCGTACGAGGAACGCCCGGTGCCCGAGTCCCTGCGCGCCGAGGCGCTGCGCCGCCGCCGGGCGCTGGACGAGACCGTCGCCGAACTGCACCCCCAGGCGCTGGAGGAGTACTGCGCCGGTGCGGCGGTCTCGGAGGCCACGCTCCTCGCGGCGCTGCGCGAACTGACCGGCGCGGGTGAGGCCGTGGTGGTGCTGTGCGGTTCGGCGTACCGCAACCGCGGCATCGAGCCGTTGCTGGAGGCCGTGGTGGCGTATCTGCCGTCACCGGCGGACGTCCCGGCCGTGCGCGGCACGATCGACGGCACGGAGCAGGAGCGTCCCGCCGATCCCGCGGCGCCGCTGGCCGCGCTGGCCTTCAAGGTGCACGCGGCGCCGACCGGCCGGATGACGTATCTGCGGATCTACTCGGGTGTGCTGCGAAAGGGGGACACGGTGCTGGACATGGGTGCCCGGCGCACCGAGCGGGTCGGCCGGATCCTGCGCGTGCAGGCCGATCGGCACACCGAGACGGACCTGGCCATGGCGGGGGACATCGTCGCCGTGATCGGTCCGAAGTCGGCGCGTGCCGGTACGACCCTGTGCGCCCCCTCGGCGCCACTCGTGCTGGAACCGCCCACCACGGCCGACCCGGTCGTCTCGGTGGCCGTCGAGGCCCGCCTCGGCCAGGACACCGACCGGCTGGCCTCGGCGCTGGCCCGGCTGGCGGAGGAGGATCCGTCGCTGGTGGTGCGGACCGATCCGGAGACCGGCCAGACCCTGCTGTCGGGCCTGGGCGAGCTGCACCTGGAGGTGGCGGTGGAGAAGCTGCGCCGCGACCGGGGTCTGGAGGTCTCGGTCGGCCGCCCGCAGGTGTCGTACCGGGAGACCGTGGTCCGCGGGGCGACGGGTCTGGTGTACCGGCACGTCAAGCAGGACGGCGGCGCCGGGCAGTTCGCCCATGTGGTGCTGGACGTCGAGCCGTTGGACGCTCCGGACGGCGAGGCCGGCTTCGCGTTCGGTTCGACGGTGGTCGGCGGCCGGGTCCCGCGGGAGTTCGTCCGCGCGGTCGAGGCCGGCTGCCGGGACGCGCTGGCGGAGGGTCCGCTGGGCGGTCATCCGGTGACCGGTGTGCGGGTGACGCTGACCGACGGGGCCACGCACTCCAAGGACTCCTCGGAGCTCGCGTTCCGCGCCGCCGGCCGGTTCGGGCTGCGGGAAGCCCTGCGGGCCTGCGAGATGCGGCTGCTGGAGCCGGTCGCCGAGGTGACGGTGACCGTGCCGGAGGACTCCGTGGGCGCGGTCCTGGGCGATCTGGCGGCGCGCCGCGGCCGGGTGTCGGCGTCGGCGACGCGCGGCGGTACGGCGGTGGTGACGGCGACCGTGCCACTGGCCGAACTGTTCGGCTACGCCTCCCGCCTGCGCGGCCGCACCCAGGGCCGGGGCACGTTCACCACCCGCCCGGCGGGCTACGCGGAGGTTCCGCAGGGCCTGACGGCGGGGGCGACGGGACGGTAG
- a CDS encoding MFS transporter, producing MPLALLALAVVAFGIGTTEFATMGLLPQIADGIDVSVPQAGNIVSAYALGVVVGAPVLTGIGARIPHKRLLLLLSGLFVIGNVASALAPNFGLLFAARFLAGLPHGALFGVGAVVASKLVAPDRAATAVSRMFLGLTVANIIGVPAGTALGQQFGWRSAYVAVAVIGVLALVALAAFVPHQPRGAQAGVRHELRAMGNKQVFIGLATAVVGFGGFFAFYSYLVPMLTNITGLSDSSTTLVLALYGVGMTLGTLVAGPLTDRALRPTLYGGLALLSAALVLFWFTVHSTVPALITIVVIGAMGALITTPVQILLMAKAKDAPTMAAASNHSAFNLANAGGAWLGGLAISAGWGWSSPVLVGAALGVAGLGLAFMGGRMDRGGEPSEVITSSDAQQEQVTAAQ from the coding sequence ATGCCACTGGCACTCCTGGCCCTGGCTGTCGTCGCCTTCGGCATCGGCACGACCGAGTTCGCCACGATGGGACTGCTGCCCCAGATCGCCGACGGGATCGACGTGTCCGTACCGCAGGCGGGCAACATCGTGTCCGCCTACGCGCTGGGTGTCGTCGTCGGCGCCCCGGTCCTGACCGGCATCGGAGCGCGCATACCGCACAAGCGGCTGCTGCTGCTCCTGTCCGGGCTCTTCGTCATCGGCAACGTCGCGTCCGCCCTCGCTCCGAACTTCGGCCTGCTCTTCGCCGCGCGCTTCCTGGCGGGTCTGCCGCACGGCGCGCTGTTCGGCGTGGGCGCGGTCGTCGCCTCCAAGCTGGTCGCCCCGGACCGGGCGGCCACCGCGGTGTCACGGATGTTCCTCGGACTGACCGTCGCCAACATCATCGGGGTCCCGGCCGGTACGGCGCTCGGCCAGCAGTTCGGCTGGCGGTCCGCGTACGTCGCGGTGGCCGTCATCGGCGTGCTCGCCCTGGTGGCCCTGGCCGCGTTCGTGCCCCACCAGCCCCGCGGCGCCCAGGCGGGCGTCCGCCACGAGCTGCGGGCGATGGGCAACAAGCAGGTGTTCATCGGCCTGGCCACGGCGGTCGTCGGCTTCGGAGGCTTCTTCGCCTTCTACAGCTACCTCGTGCCCATGCTGACCAACATCACGGGCCTGTCCGACTCCTCCACCACCCTGGTCCTCGCGCTCTACGGCGTCGGCATGACCCTCGGCACCCTGGTCGCGGGCCCCCTCACCGACCGCGCCCTGCGCCCGACGCTCTACGGCGGCCTCGCCCTGCTCTCCGCAGCGCTGGTCCTCTTCTGGTTCACCGTCCACAGCACCGTGCCCGCACTGATCACGATCGTCGTCATCGGCGCGATGGGCGCCCTCATCACCACGCCCGTGCAGATCCTGCTGATGGCCAAGGCCAAGGACGCGCCGACCATGGCGGCGGCCTCCAACCACTCCGCCTTCAACCTGGCCAACGCCGGTGGCGCCTGGCTCGGCGGTCTCGCCATCTCCGCGGGCTGGGGCTGGTCCTCGCCCGTCCTGGTGGGTGCGGCGCTCGGTGTGGCGGGCCTGGGCCTGGCCTTCATGGGCGGCCGCATGGACCGGGGCGGAGAGCCCTCCGAGGTGATCACGTCGTCCGACGCGCAGCAGGAGCAGGTCACGGCTGCGCAGTAG